Proteins encoded within one genomic window of Flavobacterium gilvum:
- a CDS encoding right-handed parallel beta-helix repeat-containing protein — MKKIIALLVTLTTFASFGKDKSDSDKTPHPKEYHVSVNGKDANDGSLNKPLKTIMAAANKAMPGDVITVHAGVYREQVNPPRGGTDNAHRITYQAAKGEKVVITGAEPVKNWEKVDNDTWKTILPAKFFGDYNPFADLVHGDYFISMDRPNHTASVYLNGDWLREVYSEKQVLTPSENVGSWFAMAPNKGKDDANAPTTIWAQFKGVDPNKENVEIAVRPTVFSPTKAGINYITVRGFKLTQAATNWAPPTAGQIGIISAYWNKGWIIENNEISYTVCAGVALGKYLDQGDNFAGNNSQVYTTTIDKALKNGWNKETVGTHIVRNNHIHHCEQNAVVGSMGCAFSIVEGNEIHDIHVRHAFSGYEMAGIKFHGFIDGIISNNHIYNTGCFGIWLDWMAQGVQVKGNLLHDNSQADLFIEVSHGPALVSNNISLSKESVLMNSQGTVFGHNIFGGKFTVLFYDSRQTPWHLPHSTNIVALHDNPSGETQFINNLFVNGSDVSQYSSALLPVRFDGNIYTKGSVRAIGLKEKRRMGEVKKDMEEVMKKYKEQDAVETNALVKNEFDAANTLSVQKNEVYLEITLDKSWLEQKRKLMTSSVLGKASISNAPFENPDGSELKIDKDYLGNKRNVANPSPGPFEILSTGKQKIKVWTN; from the coding sequence ATGAAAAAAATTATTGCCCTGCTGGTTACATTAACAACTTTTGCTTCTTTTGGAAAGGACAAATCAGATAGTGACAAAACTCCACATCCGAAGGAATACCATGTATCTGTGAATGGAAAAGATGCAAACGACGGATCGTTAAACAAACCATTAAAAACCATTATGGCTGCTGCCAATAAAGCCATGCCCGGAGATGTGATTACGGTTCATGCTGGTGTATATAGGGAACAGGTCAATCCGCCGCGTGGAGGTACGGACAATGCTCACCGCATTACCTACCAAGCTGCCAAGGGCGAGAAAGTTGTTATTACAGGTGCTGAACCAGTCAAAAATTGGGAGAAGGTTGACAACGACACCTGGAAAACCATCCTTCCAGCCAAATTTTTCGGAGACTACAACCCCTTTGCCGACTTAGTGCATGGCGATTATTTTATTTCCATGGATCGTCCCAACCACACCGCTTCTGTCTATCTTAACGGCGATTGGCTTCGCGAGGTTTATAGCGAAAAGCAAGTACTCACTCCCTCTGAAAATGTAGGGAGCTGGTTTGCCATGGCTCCCAACAAAGGCAAGGACGACGCCAATGCTCCCACAACCATCTGGGCTCAATTCAAGGGCGTTGACCCTAATAAAGAGAATGTAGAGATTGCGGTGCGTCCAACGGTCTTCAGTCCCACCAAAGCGGGTATCAACTACATCACAGTGCGTGGATTCAAGCTTACCCAGGCAGCCACCAACTGGGCACCGCCTACAGCTGGACAGATTGGTATCATTTCCGCTTATTGGAACAAGGGCTGGATTATCGAAAATAACGAGATTTCTTATACCGTTTGCGCCGGTGTTGCACTTGGGAAGTATCTCGACCAAGGCGACAACTTTGCCGGTAACAACTCACAAGTTTACACCACCACCATTGATAAAGCCCTTAAAAATGGTTGGAACAAAGAAACGGTCGGTACTCACATTGTGCGCAACAACCACATACACCACTGCGAGCAAAACGCTGTGGTGGGCAGCATGGGCTGTGCGTTCTCGATTGTGGAGGGCAATGAGATTCATGATATTCATGTGCGTCATGCCTTCAGCGGCTACGAAATGGCCGGTATCAAATTCCACGGCTTCATTGATGGCATCATCAGTAATAATCATATCTACAACACAGGTTGCTTCGGGATATGGCTCGATTGGATGGCGCAGGGGGTACAGGTAAAAGGCAATCTGTTGCATGACAATAGTCAAGCAGATCTTTTTATAGAAGTGAGTCATGGGCCTGCTTTGGTGAGTAATAATATTTCGCTTTCAAAGGAAAGTGTTTTAATGAATTCACAAGGAACCGTTTTTGGACACAATATTTTTGGCGGAAAATTCACTGTATTGTTTTATGACAGCCGCCAAACACCTTGGCATTTACCCCATTCTACAAACATAGTGGCTCTTCACGATAATCCGAGTGGAGAAACACAGTTTATCAATAACCTGTTTGTAAATGGAAGTGATGTAAGTCAGTACAGTAGTGCCCTGTTGCCAGTACGCTTTGATGGGAATATATACACGAAAGGATCTGTTCGAGCCATTGGTTTAAAAGAAAAAAGGAGAATGGGAGAGGTGAAAAAAGATATGGAAGAGGTGATGAAAAAATACAAAGAGCAAGACGCTGTAGAAACTAATGCCCTTGTTAAAAATGAATTTGACGCAGCCAATACTTTGTCAGTACAAAAAAATGAAGTGTACTTGGAAATAACGCTGGATAAAAGCTGGCTGGAACAAAAAAGAAAATTGATGACGTCATCTGTTTTAGGTAAAGCTAGTATTTCCAATGCGCCTTTCGAAAACCCTGATGGTTCTGAGTTAAAAATTGATAAAGATTACTTGGGCAATAAACGCAATGTTGCCAATCCATCTCCTGGACCTTTTGAAATTTTAAGCACAGGAAAGCAAAAGATAAAAGTTTGGACTAATTAA
- a CDS encoding DUF1565 domain-containing protein, with translation MKKTVLTILFAFCITVVATAQTEYHVSATSGSDANKGLKEKPFKTISAAAKVAKPGDVITVHAGTYRESIEPETGGTSETKRITYQAAKGEKVIVKGSEVVKKWTKLENDTWKAVVPNTFFGNHNPFNIQIKGDWFWPKKGRIDHTGCVYLNGKWLMEAEKKEEVLTKAKTNDPLWFAEVDNQNTIIYAQFIGVDPNKELIEVNARETIFYPKKAFVNYITVKGFTMCHAATNWAPPTDGQKGLIGTNWSKGWIIENNDISYSKCSGVALGKYSDEWDKEEGTTESYYGTINRALANKWNKDNIGSHIVRNNTIAFCEQTGIVGSMGCSFSTITGNIIHDINIIRLFDGAEQAGIKFHGAIDVQIIGNQIYRADRGIWLDWMAQGAVVANNLMYENTRQDLFLEVDHGPMTMYNNIFLSKENVLMNSSGAAFAHNLFGGKFNVIQGEQRKTPYHKSHSTEIVDIVDNRSGDVRFVNNLFVNGGSSKGYDKAELEMVFKGNVYLKDSEMSVFDKDNILKPDFDANVKLLTEKNGMYLEINLDKSLATEGKRTLVSTDNLGKAFVPNLPFENANGTKLIINKDYNGAKRLETNSSPGPFEIKNNGIQKIKVW, from the coding sequence ATGAAAAAAACAGTTTTAACGATACTCTTCGCCTTTTGCATAACGGTAGTGGCGACAGCTCAAACAGAATACCACGTTTCAGCGACCAGTGGAAGTGATGCCAATAAAGGTTTAAAAGAGAAACCTTTTAAAACGATTTCTGCTGCTGCAAAAGTGGCAAAACCAGGAGACGTGATTACGGTTCATGCGGGAACTTATAGAGAAAGTATCGAGCCGGAAACTGGAGGAACTTCAGAAACAAAACGCATTACGTATCAAGCTGCAAAAGGGGAAAAGGTTATTGTTAAAGGTTCTGAAGTAGTCAAAAAATGGACAAAACTTGAAAATGATACTTGGAAAGCGGTTGTGCCAAATACTTTTTTTGGAAATCATAATCCATTTAATATTCAGATAAAAGGGGATTGGTTTTGGCCGAAAAAAGGCAGAATAGATCATACAGGATGTGTGTACCTGAATGGAAAATGGCTGATGGAAGCTGAAAAAAAAGAGGAAGTCCTAACAAAAGCTAAAACAAATGATCCGCTTTGGTTTGCCGAAGTGGATAACCAAAATACAATAATTTATGCACAGTTTATTGGTGTAGATCCAAACAAAGAATTGATTGAGGTAAATGCCCGAGAGACTATTTTTTATCCAAAAAAAGCATTTGTAAATTATATTACTGTTAAAGGTTTTACGATGTGTCATGCTGCTACGAATTGGGCACCGCCAACTGATGGACAAAAAGGTTTGATAGGAACTAACTGGAGTAAAGGTTGGATTATTGAAAACAATGATATTAGCTATTCAAAATGTTCTGGAGTAGCTCTTGGAAAATATAGCGATGAATGGGATAAAGAAGAAGGGACCACAGAATCGTATTACGGAACGATCAATCGTGCTTTGGCAAACAAATGGAATAAAGACAACATTGGTAGTCATATTGTTCGTAACAATACAATTGCTTTTTGCGAACAAACCGGAATTGTGGGAAGTATGGGGTGCTCTTTTAGTACGATTACAGGAAATATAATTCATGATATAAACATCATAAGATTGTTTGACGGTGCAGAACAGGCTGGAATTAAGTTTCATGGAGCGATAGATGTTCAAATTATTGGGAATCAAATTTACCGTGCGGATAGAGGTATTTGGTTGGATTGGATGGCACAAGGTGCTGTTGTAGCTAACAATTTGATGTATGAAAATACTCGTCAAGATTTGTTTTTAGAAGTCGATCACGGTCCGATGACAATGTATAATAATATATTTCTTTCAAAAGAAAATGTATTGATGAATTCCAGTGGAGCAGCATTTGCGCACAATTTATTTGGCGGAAAATTTAATGTGATTCAAGGTGAGCAAAGAAAAACACCTTATCACAAATCACATTCTACCGAAATTGTGGATATTGTGGATAACAGAAGCGGAGACGTTCGTTTTGTGAACAACCTTTTTGTGAATGGAGGAAGTTCAAAAGGATATGATAAGGCAGAATTAGAAATGGTTTTCAAAGGAAATGTATATCTAAAAGATAGTGAAATGTCCGTTTTTGATAAAGACAATATTTTGAAACCTGATTTTGATGCCAATGTGAAATTATTGACCGAAAAAAACGGAATGTATTTGGAAATCAATTTGGATAAATCGCTGGCAACAGAAGGGAAAAGAACGCTTGTTTCTACGGATAATTTAGGAAAAGCATTTGTTCCTAATCTTCCTTTTGAAAATGCAAATGGAACAAAACTGATTATTAATAAAGATTACAACGGTGCAAAACGCTTAGAAACAAACTCGTCACCTGGACCTTTTGAAATAAAGAATAATGGCATACAGAAAATAAAGGTTTGGTAA
- a CDS encoding sugar porter family MFS transporter yields the protein MIPNQPHATGGDESAIVLTNEQRLTESGNLSFIILVSFVAALGGLLFGFDTAIISGAIPYITTYFKLDEYMLGWSVSSILIGCAFGAMIAGVLADKLGRRVTLMICAVLFAVSGIGAGLSTELYSFILYRLIGGLGVGAAAMVSPMYIAEIAPPTWRGRLVAFYQMAIVLGILLAYFSNYMFSDLGANSWRWMFASQAAPSIVFFLLLLAVPETPRWLIMKGRKKEAEKILEKISEGISIEQEVAEIEQSFYSENKISIKQLFSKTYRPVMIIGIMVAVFQQITGINSIIYYAPVIFKEISANGSSPFLQTIAIGVVNVLATFVAILLVDKVGRKKMLLVGCIMMCVSLVAVGLCFQFKYFDHYIVLVFMLLYVASFGCTLGAVVWVYLSEIFPNLVRSMALSVATLSLWLADFAVTLTFPIMTKQLGTAITMFVYAIICVLAFVYMWMKVKETKAKSLEEIESLFIK from the coding sequence ATGATACCAAACCAACCACATGCAACCGGCGGTGATGAATCCGCAATTGTTTTAACAAATGAACAGCGACTTACTGAATCCGGAAATTTAAGTTTCATTATTCTGGTCAGTTTCGTAGCCGCTCTAGGCGGGCTGCTTTTTGGATTTGATACTGCTATTATATCAGGAGCTATTCCTTATATCACAACTTACTTCAAACTGGATGAATATATGCTTGGCTGGTCTGTTAGTTCCATACTTATAGGTTGTGCTTTTGGAGCTATGATTGCGGGAGTTCTTGCAGATAAGTTAGGTAGACGTGTTACGCTCATGATTTGTGCAGTTCTTTTTGCAGTATCAGGTATTGGTGCGGGACTTTCGACAGAATTATATTCATTTATACTATATCGATTGATAGGCGGACTTGGTGTGGGTGCAGCTGCGATGGTTTCACCTATGTATATTGCCGAAATTGCGCCCCCAACATGGAGAGGACGATTGGTTGCTTTTTATCAAATGGCGATTGTATTAGGGATTCTGTTGGCTTATTTTTCCAATTATATGTTTTCGGATTTAGGGGCCAATAGCTGGCGTTGGATGTTTGCTTCTCAGGCGGCTCCATCAATTGTGTTTTTTCTGTTGTTGCTCGCCGTGCCCGAAACGCCAAGATGGCTCATTATGAAAGGAAGAAAAAAAGAGGCAGAAAAAATTCTTGAGAAAATTTCGGAGGGCATATCGATTGAGCAGGAAGTGGCAGAAATCGAACAAAGCTTTTATTCCGAAAATAAAATTTCGATCAAACAACTTTTTAGTAAAACCTATCGACCAGTTATGATTATTGGAATCATGGTGGCGGTGTTCCAACAAATAACGGGTATTAACTCTATTATTTATTATGCTCCAGTTATTTTTAAAGAAATTTCAGCAAACGGTTCTTCGCCATTTTTGCAAACAATCGCTATAGGCGTGGTAAATGTGCTGGCTACTTTTGTGGCGATACTATTAGTGGATAAAGTGGGTCGAAAAAAGATGTTGCTTGTAGGTTGTATAATGATGTGTGTTTCATTGGTAGCTGTCGGACTTTGTTTTCAATTTAAATATTTTGATCATTACATTGTTTTGGTTTTTATGTTATTGTATGTGGCTTCGTTTGGGTGTACGCTGGGTGCTGTGGTATGGGTATATCTTTCAGAAATTTTTCCGAACCTCGTTCGAAGCATGGCGTTGTCTGTGGCAACACTTTCGTTATGGCTAGCTGATTTTGCTGTGACATTAACATTCCCGATAATGACAAAACAGTTGGGCACTGCAATAACAATGTTTGTTTATGCAATTATATGTGTGTTGGCTTTTGTATATATGTGGATGAAAGTAAAAGAAACCAAAGCAAAATCATTGGAAGAAATAGAATCATTATTTATCAAATAA
- a CDS encoding AraC family transcriptional regulator yields the protein MQPLIQRLLSNNSNSFLARTFRTPHFEVGWHQHIEYELILFTEGSGISFIGNHVGEFETGDIYFIGSNLPHTFQKNGNQVASAVVVQFREDFWGKDFMQIPENRELKNLFDSSILGMKINRECKQLLTPIIKELEYAEGVKRILLLLEALSLLATKKDNIILSTQIAKEYNKKDMDVLDKIIQFTISSYREQISLSDTAKIACMSVPSFCRNFKQRTKKTYNGFLNEIRIANACNLLSETNKPVLEICYESGYTTLANFHKQFLKIKNITPLQYRKLFSPENIRKGTNIGINEVK from the coding sequence ATGCAACCATTAATTCAGCGATTATTATCTAATAATTCCAATTCTTTTTTAGCAAGAACATTTCGTACACCCCATTTTGAAGTTGGCTGGCATCAGCATATCGAATATGAATTAATTCTTTTTACAGAAGGATCAGGCATCAGTTTTATTGGTAATCATGTAGGTGAATTTGAAACAGGTGATATTTATTTCATTGGTTCGAACCTTCCACATACATTTCAAAAAAACGGCAATCAGGTTGCCAGCGCAGTAGTCGTACAATTTAGAGAAGACTTTTGGGGCAAAGATTTTATGCAAATACCAGAGAATCGTGAACTCAAGAATTTATTTGATTCATCTATATTGGGGATGAAAATAAATAGGGAATGTAAACAGTTATTAACACCAATTATTAAAGAGCTTGAATACGCCGAGGGAGTAAAACGTATTTTACTCTTACTCGAAGCTCTTTCTCTACTTGCAACTAAGAAAGATAACATTATTCTTTCTACTCAAATAGCCAAAGAGTACAATAAAAAAGACATGGATGTTCTGGACAAAATAATCCAATTTACTATTTCTTCATATCGCGAACAAATTTCACTTTCAGATACTGCAAAAATTGCCTGCATGAGTGTACCATCTTTTTGTCGAAATTTTAAACAAAGAACAAAGAAAACCTATAATGGGTTTTTGAACGAAATACGTATTGCCAATGCCTGCAATCTTCTATCAGAAACAAACAAACCGGTTTTGGAAATTTGTTATGAAAGTGGCTATACTACATTGGCAAATTTTCACAAACAATTTTTGAAAATAAAAAATATTACCCCTCTACAATACAGAAAATTGTTCTCCCCTGAGAATATTCGAAAAGGAACCAACATTGGTATTAATGAAGTAAAATAA
- a CDS encoding RNA polymerase sigma factor, producing MTNITPSNTCDEIIFSSFFKSHIKALRNFLLYKFGNIDQAEDLAQEAFIKLWQNCASVPVEKAKSYIYTIANNSSLNEIAHQKVVLRYKKNFTGLDKTNQNPEYLLEEQQFQVKLLKAIENLNEKQRVAFLMHRIDGKKYSEIALNLDISVKAVEKRIHLALLSLREQIDL from the coding sequence ATGACAAACATAACTCCATCAAATACTTGTGATGAAATAATATTTTCATCTTTTTTTAAAAGTCATATAAAAGCACTTCGAAATTTTCTTCTTTACAAATTTGGCAATATCGACCAGGCAGAGGATTTAGCACAGGAGGCATTTATAAAGCTTTGGCAAAACTGCGCTTCGGTACCAGTTGAAAAAGCAAAATCATACATTTATACTATTGCCAATAATAGCAGCCTCAACGAAATTGCACATCAAAAAGTTGTTTTGAGATATAAAAAAAACTTTACCGGTTTGGATAAAACCAATCAAAATCCAGAATATCTTTTAGAAGAGCAACAATTTCAAGTCAAACTGTTGAAGGCTATCGAAAATTTAAACGAAAAACAACGCGTTGCCTTTTTAATGCATCGGATTGACGGAAAAAAATACAGCGAAATTGCCTTGAACCTAGATATTAGCGTAAAAGCGGTAGAAAAACGCATTCATTTGGCTTTGTTAAGCTTACGCGAACAAATTGATTTATAA
- a CDS encoding FecR family protein: MEKDRILAKWLNNDLSPDELAEFEASPDFEKYQRIIKYTENLEVDDLDEDTLLSNILSQKKSAPKTVPLYRKWMFQAAAILVLALGITFMFKFFVTQTQTANFGEKTTFSLPDNSVVVLNSGSEINYKKWNWDNNRRLELKGEAYFRVAKGKRFEVQTNLGKVTVLGTQFDVKARKNRFDVVCYEGRVKVNYQNAQVLLIHGESVIFENGKQLNTRVNSSQPEWMNNQICFYRENIKSLLDEVRRQYNITIELNSKNTTSLFTGKLPANNLDIALHIISTTYNLETKKISKNKIIFDEK; this comes from the coding sequence ATGGAAAAAGATCGCATATTAGCAAAATGGCTTAACAATGATTTGTCCCCAGACGAATTAGCTGAATTTGAAGCAAGTCCCGATTTTGAAAAATACCAAAGAATAATAAAATACACGGAAAATCTGGAAGTTGATGACTTGGATGAAGACACGCTGTTATCCAACATTCTCAGTCAGAAAAAAAGTGCTCCAAAAACGGTGCCTTTATACAGAAAATGGATGTTTCAGGCAGCCGCCATATTAGTGTTGGCGCTCGGAATTACTTTTATGTTTAAATTTTTTGTAACCCAAACTCAGACTGCAAATTTTGGAGAAAAAACAACTTTTTCACTACCTGATAATTCAGTAGTGGTGCTGAATTCCGGTTCTGAAATAAACTATAAAAAATGGAATTGGGACAACAACAGACGTCTTGAATTAAAAGGGGAAGCATATTTCAGAGTCGCCAAAGGCAAACGTTTTGAGGTGCAAACCAACCTCGGAAAGGTAACGGTTCTGGGAACGCAATTCGACGTTAAAGCCCGAAAAAACAGATTTGATGTCGTGTGTTATGAAGGCCGTGTAAAAGTCAACTATCAAAACGCACAAGTATTGCTAATTCATGGGGAAAGCGTTATATTTGAAAATGGAAAACAACTCAATACGAGGGTAAATTCATCACAACCGGAATGGATGAACAATCAGATATGTTTTTATAGAGAAAATATCAAATCGCTTTTAGACGAAGTTCGAAGACAATATAATATTACAATCGAATTAAATTCAAAAAACACAACCTCCTTATTTACAGGTAAATTACCTGCAAATAACCTGGATATCGCCTTGCATATTATTAGTACAACTTATAATTTAGAAACCAAAAAAATCTCAAAAAATAAAATAATTTTCGACGAAAAATAA
- a CDS encoding TonB-dependent receptor — MFIPKRFYFLCFTFFLVLNLFSQDNQTVVPFKKIIIEIEQQHQVSFNYTENNIVGLQLVPPKKSLSLEQKLVYLERKTNLHFENIENQYINIYKKENKSQIVCGYVFAADNMPIENANIHLADTTLIATDSKGYFEFNKRDKNIFSVSHIGFITQKIESDNLDTKNCLKILLEPEITQLDEIKANAILASGISKNKDGSFEIKPKKFGILPGLIEPDALQTMQQIPGVNSIDESVSSINVRGGTHDQNLFLWNGIRMFQTGHFFGLISVFNPNLAHTISIYKNGSSAFYGESVSSVVAISSTPETTEKNTFSAGINMINADVYAKYNLSKKSYIEISARKSITDYVETPTYKEYFDKIFQNTTISDFSLNQNIDYQSKKEFDFYDATLKYVQKIGLRDQIVMDLITIKDNLEVFQSATSNDLAKSENNILRQKNYGGNLSWKRNWNSSNITKINIYNSSYELFANQKMTSGNLNVIQGNTVDNNGINLENDHVISSKFSFNEGYQFNEIGVTNLEEVSNPDFYRKIKDVLRTHALILEGKYNDTISRLYFKVGTRINYIQEFKKYSVEPRIQFGYGINKTLNLELLGEMKSQNSQQIIYLQKDYFGIEKRRWIVSDNNTVPIQRSKQISLNLFYKQNDWLLDIENFYKKVTGITTSSQGFQNQLEFIRTTGDYEVLGTEILIQKKIKQFLTWLSYTYNDNKYDFSNYEYPIFPNNFELIHTLSWAGMYEKNNFKIALGTKFTSGKPKTTPASFDINPYNPVVTYNNPNNSNLNSFFQVNFSSTYKWETTNGILFKLGISILNILNKKNEINKYYRISSLTNSIEEVETYSLERTPNMSFRVSF; from the coding sequence ATGTTTATCCCCAAACGATTTTATTTTTTATGTTTTACATTTTTCCTTGTCCTGAATCTTTTTTCTCAAGACAATCAAACTGTTGTGCCTTTTAAAAAAATAATAATCGAAATTGAACAACAACATCAAGTTAGCTTTAATTATACCGAAAATAATATCGTCGGGTTACAATTAGTCCCACCAAAAAAATCACTTTCGCTCGAACAAAAATTGGTGTATCTAGAAAGAAAAACCAATTTGCATTTTGAAAATATTGAAAACCAATATATCAATATTTACAAAAAAGAGAATAAATCACAAATAGTTTGCGGGTACGTTTTTGCGGCAGATAATATGCCTATTGAAAACGCAAACATTCATTTGGCTGACACCACACTGATTGCAACGGATTCAAAAGGTTATTTTGAATTTAACAAAAGGGACAAAAACATTTTTTCTGTCAGTCACATCGGATTCATAACCCAGAAAATTGAATCCGATAATTTGGATACAAAAAATTGTCTCAAAATACTATTGGAACCCGAAATTACACAACTCGATGAAATCAAAGCTAATGCTATTTTGGCTTCGGGTATTTCCAAAAACAAAGATGGTTCATTTGAAATAAAACCTAAGAAATTTGGTATTTTGCCCGGACTTATTGAACCAGACGCTTTGCAGACCATGCAACAAATTCCCGGCGTAAACAGCATTGACGAAAGTGTTTCGAGCATCAATGTTCGCGGCGGAACGCACGACCAAAATTTATTTCTGTGGAATGGAATACGAATGTTTCAAACAGGACATTTTTTTGGTTTAATATCGGTTTTCAATCCCAATCTGGCCCACACCATTTCTATTTATAAAAACGGAAGTTCTGCATTTTACGGAGAAAGCGTTTCGAGCGTAGTGGCCATTTCTTCAACTCCCGAAACAACAGAAAAAAACACTTTTAGCGCAGGAATCAATATGATTAATGCGGATGTTTATGCAAAATACAATCTTTCGAAAAAGAGTTATATCGAAATTTCGGCACGTAAATCCATTACTGATTATGTAGAAACGCCAACTTATAAAGAATATTTCGATAAAATATTTCAAAACACAACAATCTCTGATTTTTCGCTAAACCAAAATATCGATTATCAAAGCAAGAAAGAATTTGATTTCTATGACGCTACGCTAAAATATGTACAAAAAATAGGACTTCGAGACCAAATAGTTATGGATTTAATAACCATAAAAGATAATCTGGAAGTTTTTCAAAGTGCAACCTCAAATGACTTAGCAAAGTCTGAAAATAATATTTTACGCCAAAAAAATTACGGTGGAAATTTGTCTTGGAAAAGAAACTGGAACAGCTCAAACATCACCAAAATCAATATTTACAATTCTTCCTATGAACTATTTGCTAACCAAAAAATGACCTCTGGAAATCTAAACGTCATTCAGGGAAATACGGTTGACAATAATGGAATTAATCTGGAAAATGACCATGTCATCAGCTCAAAATTTAGTTTTAACGAAGGGTATCAGTTCAATGAAATTGGTGTTACTAATCTGGAAGAGGTAAGTAATCCTGATTTTTATCGTAAAATAAAAGACGTACTGAGGACACATGCTTTAATTTTGGAAGGGAAATACAATGATACTATTTCCAGACTCTATTTTAAAGTAGGAACCCGAATCAATTATATCCAAGAATTTAAAAAATATAGTGTTGAACCCCGAATTCAATTCGGCTACGGAATTAATAAAACCCTCAATTTGGAACTGCTTGGCGAGATGAAAAGTCAAAATTCTCAACAAATCATTTATTTACAGAAAGATTATTTCGGAATTGAAAAGAGGCGCTGGATTGTATCAGATAACAACACAGTCCCTATCCAAAGAAGCAAACAAATATCCTTAAATTTATTCTACAAACAGAATGATTGGCTGCTGGATATCGAAAATTTTTATAAAAAAGTAACCGGAATTACAACCTCTAGCCAAGGTTTTCAGAATCAACTGGAGTTTATCAGGACAACTGGCGATTATGAAGTTTTAGGAACAGAAATTCTGATTCAGAAAAAAATAAAACAATTTCTAACTTGGTTAAGTTATACCTACAATGACAATAAATATGATTTTTCCAATTATGAATACCCTATTTTTCCAAATAACTTTGAACTGATTCATACTTTATCTTGGGCAGGAATGTATGAGAAAAACAATTTTAAAATAGCGTTGGGAACAAAATTCACTTCGGGTAAACCCAAAACCACTCCTGCCAGCTTTGATATAAATCCTTACAATCCCGTTGTGACTTACAACAACCCTAATAATTCGAATTTAAATTCCTTCTTTCAGGTTAATTTTTCTTCTACTTACAAATGGGAAACCACAAATGGTATTCTATTCAAATTGGGAATATCAATCCTAAATATCCTAAACAAGAAAAACGAAATCAACAAATATTATAGAATAAGTTCTCTAACAAATTCTATAGAAGAAGTTGAAACCTACTCTTTGGAAAGAACTCCAAATATGAGTTTCAGAGTTTCATTCTAA
- a CDS encoding OB-fold protein → MNKKIKIIVLLIAVIGLFGFFGYNYVMHGGARNLTTEKTNFTVTTASITSEFTTNIEKANKKYLEKAVEIKGEITASNGNEIILDKIVICSFKNQDSSIKKNQTVTVKGRVVGYDDLMGELKLDQCFLIKN, encoded by the coding sequence ATGAACAAAAAAATCAAAATAATTGTTTTACTGATTGCTGTAATTGGGCTCTTTGGCTTTTTTGGGTATAATTATGTAATGCACGGCGGTGCCAGAAATTTGACAACCGAAAAAACAAATTTTACAGTAACCACTGCTTCCATTACCTCAGAATTTACTACTAATATTGAAAAGGCAAATAAAAAATACCTCGAAAAAGCGGTAGAAATAAAAGGTGAAATTACGGCTTCAAATGGGAATGAAATTATTCTCGACAAAATTGTCATTTGCAGTTTTAAAAATCAGGATTCATCAATCAAAAAAAACCAGACTGTAACCGTAAAAGGAAGAGTTGTAGGTTATGATGATTTGATGGGAGAATTAAAATTAGATCAATGTTTTTTAATAAAAAATTAA